In a genomic window of Phaenicophaeus curvirostris isolate KB17595 chromosome Z, BPBGC_Pcur_1.0, whole genome shotgun sequence:
- the CAST gene encoding calpastatin isoform X2 yields MAFARWWYATHGDKKASRTSSESEGKKANAGEKSANAHVSQAPKPQTSEVPSAAKEQPPSVDASKPPIMKPSETKPTPTIKTESGKNMESTKPADSQNKQQSEEKQKEPSGAKSQTSPSVTTTSKPNNTGKATTTQGDQPPQAPSVETAKPKPEKTENVSIAAGGAAAGAAGASVLVVADKSSGELGMDESALDSLIDTLGGPEEDVPPSPVYTGPEVTEDITSKYLEEMGKREGSLPPKYVELLKSKGDGKGGIPPKEEGQDEKPMTDDELAEYLSSDFTCSPASAEEKEASLAEKPDKEEVVQAQAASSVKASVPPKEKAAKPNEEINDNAMDALLDTLGGPEPEPEEDRGPVVEVSEAKAKEKKEVKAGEHEDTIPPEYRLKPDLDKDGKPILPKPEEKPKPLNESDLVDEFSKDFACPVQPAVESKPLKPSNSAKKPPAPVPAKTTKDEVIPRATACTVQSSAPSAVSPVSHVADEALEALSSSLGQREPDPDENKPAVDKVQEKTRQEEYKKLGEDEETIPPEYRLTESKDKDGKLLLPKPEEKPQPMSENDLLEGLTEGFSCSPSPSALLPAPTAIKKTKKGAKPADSSDVISAATVSSVHSAAPPASASGGKEMDDALDLLSDSLGQREPDPDENKPVVDKVKEKAKSEHRDKLGERDDTIPPEYQKLLESGKQGKPGERTAKDDAKHKEPKKPTDDSAAIDALSGDLSTCAKASATPKHSKCRTKAESKPSPRSRPRRVKENPETLKRLRDSPPAANLRSRKQAKH; encoded by the exons gaACAGCCCCCCTCTGTGGATGCATCAAAACCACCAATTATGAAGCCTTCTGAAACCAAG CCCACACCAACCATCAAAACTGAATCTGGAAAAAACATGGAGTCAACCAAG cCAGCAGACTCTCAAAATAAACAGCAGTCTGAAGAGAAGCAAAAGGAACCCAGTGGG GCAAAGAGCCAAACTTCACCTTCTGTGACAACAACTTCTAAGCCAAataacacaggaaaagcaactACAACTCAAGGTGACCAGCCTCCACAAGCACCTTCCGTAGAGACAGCAAAG CCTAAACCTGAGAAGACAGAGAATGTGTCCATAGCAGCCGGTGGGGCTGCGGCAGGCGCAGCCGGGGCAAGCGTCCTTGTTGTAGCTGATAAGTCAAGTGGCGAG CTTGGTATGGATGAGTCAGCACTAGATAGCCTAATAGATACCCTAGGTGGACCTGAAGAAGATGTGCCTCCCAGTCCTGTTTACACTGGCCCAGAAGTTACG GAAGATATAACCTCAAAATACTTGGAAGAAATGGGTAAACGAGAAGGTAGTCTTCCTCCAAAGTATGTTGAGTTGTTGAAG AGCAAAGGGGATGGCAAGGGTGGAATCCCACCAAAAGAAGAGGGACAAGATGAA AAACCCATGACAGATGATGAGCTGGCAGAGTACCTGTCATCTGACTTCACCTGTAGCCCTGCTTCTGCTGAAGAGAAGGAGGCAAGTCTGGCAGAG AAACCAGATAAGGAAGAAGTGGTGCAGGCCCAAGCAGCAAGTTCAGTCAAGGCCTCGGTTCCTCCTAAGGAGAAGGCAGCAAAACCAAATGAG gAGATTAATGATAATGCAATGGATGCTCTTCTTGACACTCTTGGTGGACCTGAACCTGAACCTGAAGAAGACCGTGGCCCTGTTGTAGAGGTGTCAGAG gcaaaagctaaagaaaaaaaagaagtaaaggcTGGAGAACATGAAGATACGATACCTCCAGAGTACAGGTTAAAACCAGACCTG GATAAGGATGGAAAACCAATATTGCCGAAGCCTGAAGAAAAGCCTAAG CCTTTGAATGAATCGGATCTTGTTGATGAATTTTCAAAAGACTTTGCCTGCCCTGTACAGCCTGCGGTGGAGTCCAAGCCACTGAAGCCCAGCAACTCAGCCAAA AAGCCTCCAGCTCCTGTGCCTGCAAAAACTACTAAGGATGAAGTCATCCCTCGTGCAACAGCTTGCACTGTGCAGTCTTCAGCTCCATCGGCAGTGTCTCCA GTCAGTCACGTGGCAGACGAAGCACTGGAAGCCCTGTCCAGTAGCCTAGGGCAGAGGGAGCCTGATCCAGATGAAAATAAACCTGCTGTGGACAAAGTTCAG GAGAAAACCAGACAGGAAGAATACAAGAAACTGGGTGAAGATGAAGAAACCATTCCTCCTGAGTACAGACTGACTGAATCCAAA gataaagatggaaaactgCTCTtaccaaaaccagaagaaaagccTCAG CCCATGAGTGAAAATGATCTTTTAGAGGGTTTGACGGAAGGATTTTCGTGTTCTCCATCACCTTCTGCACTATTACCTGCACCAACTGCAATTAAG AAAACCAAGAAGGGTGCAAAGCCTGCAGATTCCTCAGATGTTATCTCTGCTGCAACCGTTTCTTCAGTGCactcagcagctcctccagcctctgCCTCA GGAGGAAAAGAGATGGATGATGCCTTGGATCTCCTGTCTGATTCCCTAGGGCAGAGGGAGCCTGACCCTGATGAGAACAAACCAGTTGTGGATAAAGTAAAG GAAAAGGCTAAATCTGAACACAGAGACAAGCTTGGAGAAAGAGATGATACTATCCCTCCTGAGTATCAAAAACTTCTGGAGTCTGGCAAGCAG gGTAAACCAGGAGAGAGAACTGCAAAGGATGATGCCAAGCACAAAGAACCAAAG AAGCCCACAGATGACTCTGCGGCTATTGATGCCCTATCAGGTGACTTAAGTACTTGTGCAAAGGCTTCTGCCACACCAAAGCACTCAAAG TGTAGGACAAAAGCGGAAAGCAAACCATCACCACGAAGCCGACCCAGAAGGGTAAAGGAAAATCCGGAGACCCTAAAAAG GCTAAGGGACAGTCCTCCAGCAGCAAAcctgagaagcagaaaacaagctAAACATTGA
- the CAST gene encoding calpastatin isoform X1: protein MAFARWWYATHGDKKASRTSSESEGKKANAGEQKSANAHVSQAPKPQTSEVPSAAKEQPPSVDASKPPIMKPSETKPTPTIKTESGKNMESTKPADSQNKQQSEEKQKEPSGAKSQTSPSVTTTSKPNNTGKATTTQGDQPPQAPSVETAKPKPEKTENVSIAAGGAAAGAAGASVLVVADKSSGELGMDESALDSLIDTLGGPEEDVPPSPVYTGPEVTEDITSKYLEEMGKREGSLPPKYVELLKSKGDGKGGIPPKEEGQDEKPMTDDELAEYLSSDFTCSPASAEEKEASLAEKPDKEEVVQAQAASSVKASVPPKEKAAKPNEEINDNAMDALLDTLGGPEPEPEEDRGPVVEVSEAKAKEKKEVKAGEHEDTIPPEYRLKPDLDKDGKPILPKPEEKPKPLNESDLVDEFSKDFACPVQPAVESKPLKPSNSAKKPPAPVPAKTTKDEVIPRATACTVQSSAPSAVSPVSHVADEALEALSSSLGQREPDPDENKPAVDKVQEKTRQEEYKKLGEDEETIPPEYRLTESKDKDGKLLLPKPEEKPQPMSENDLLEGLTEGFSCSPSPSALLPAPTAIKKTKKGAKPADSSDVISAATVSSVHSAAPPASASGGKEMDDALDLLSDSLGQREPDPDENKPVVDKVKEKAKSEHRDKLGERDDTIPPEYQKLLESGKQGKPGERTAKDDAKHKEPKKPTDDSAAIDALSGDLSTCAKASATPKHSKCRTKAESKPSPRSRPRRVKENPETLKRLRDSPPAANLRSRKQAKH, encoded by the exons gaACAGCCCCCCTCTGTGGATGCATCAAAACCACCAATTATGAAGCCTTCTGAAACCAAG CCCACACCAACCATCAAAACTGAATCTGGAAAAAACATGGAGTCAACCAAG cCAGCAGACTCTCAAAATAAACAGCAGTCTGAAGAGAAGCAAAAGGAACCCAGTGGG GCAAAGAGCCAAACTTCACCTTCTGTGACAACAACTTCTAAGCCAAataacacaggaaaagcaactACAACTCAAGGTGACCAGCCTCCACAAGCACCTTCCGTAGAGACAGCAAAG CCTAAACCTGAGAAGACAGAGAATGTGTCCATAGCAGCCGGTGGGGCTGCGGCAGGCGCAGCCGGGGCAAGCGTCCTTGTTGTAGCTGATAAGTCAAGTGGCGAG CTTGGTATGGATGAGTCAGCACTAGATAGCCTAATAGATACCCTAGGTGGACCTGAAGAAGATGTGCCTCCCAGTCCTGTTTACACTGGCCCAGAAGTTACG GAAGATATAACCTCAAAATACTTGGAAGAAATGGGTAAACGAGAAGGTAGTCTTCCTCCAAAGTATGTTGAGTTGTTGAAG AGCAAAGGGGATGGCAAGGGTGGAATCCCACCAAAAGAAGAGGGACAAGATGAA AAACCCATGACAGATGATGAGCTGGCAGAGTACCTGTCATCTGACTTCACCTGTAGCCCTGCTTCTGCTGAAGAGAAGGAGGCAAGTCTGGCAGAG AAACCAGATAAGGAAGAAGTGGTGCAGGCCCAAGCAGCAAGTTCAGTCAAGGCCTCGGTTCCTCCTAAGGAGAAGGCAGCAAAACCAAATGAG gAGATTAATGATAATGCAATGGATGCTCTTCTTGACACTCTTGGTGGACCTGAACCTGAACCTGAAGAAGACCGTGGCCCTGTTGTAGAGGTGTCAGAG gcaaaagctaaagaaaaaaaagaagtaaaggcTGGAGAACATGAAGATACGATACCTCCAGAGTACAGGTTAAAACCAGACCTG GATAAGGATGGAAAACCAATATTGCCGAAGCCTGAAGAAAAGCCTAAG CCTTTGAATGAATCGGATCTTGTTGATGAATTTTCAAAAGACTTTGCCTGCCCTGTACAGCCTGCGGTGGAGTCCAAGCCACTGAAGCCCAGCAACTCAGCCAAA AAGCCTCCAGCTCCTGTGCCTGCAAAAACTACTAAGGATGAAGTCATCCCTCGTGCAACAGCTTGCACTGTGCAGTCTTCAGCTCCATCGGCAGTGTCTCCA GTCAGTCACGTGGCAGACGAAGCACTGGAAGCCCTGTCCAGTAGCCTAGGGCAGAGGGAGCCTGATCCAGATGAAAATAAACCTGCTGTGGACAAAGTTCAG GAGAAAACCAGACAGGAAGAATACAAGAAACTGGGTGAAGATGAAGAAACCATTCCTCCTGAGTACAGACTGACTGAATCCAAA gataaagatggaaaactgCTCTtaccaaaaccagaagaaaagccTCAG CCCATGAGTGAAAATGATCTTTTAGAGGGTTTGACGGAAGGATTTTCGTGTTCTCCATCACCTTCTGCACTATTACCTGCACCAACTGCAATTAAG AAAACCAAGAAGGGTGCAAAGCCTGCAGATTCCTCAGATGTTATCTCTGCTGCAACCGTTTCTTCAGTGCactcagcagctcctccagcctctgCCTCA GGAGGAAAAGAGATGGATGATGCCTTGGATCTCCTGTCTGATTCCCTAGGGCAGAGGGAGCCTGACCCTGATGAGAACAAACCAGTTGTGGATAAAGTAAAG GAAAAGGCTAAATCTGAACACAGAGACAAGCTTGGAGAAAGAGATGATACTATCCCTCCTGAGTATCAAAAACTTCTGGAGTCTGGCAAGCAG gGTAAACCAGGAGAGAGAACTGCAAAGGATGATGCCAAGCACAAAGAACCAAAG AAGCCCACAGATGACTCTGCGGCTATTGATGCCCTATCAGGTGACTTAAGTACTTGTGCAAAGGCTTCTGCCACACCAAAGCACTCAAAG TGTAGGACAAAAGCGGAAAGCAAACCATCACCACGAAGCCGACCCAGAAGGGTAAAGGAAAATCCGGAGACCCTAAAAAG GCTAAGGGACAGTCCTCCAGCAGCAAAcctgagaagcagaaaacaagctAAACATTGA
- the CAST gene encoding calpastatin isoform X4, whose translation MKPSETKPTPTIKTESGKNMESTKPADSQNKQQSEEKQKEPSGAKSQTSPSVTTTSKPNNTGKATTTQGDQPPQAPSVETAKPKPEKTENVSIAAGGAAAGAAGASVLVVADKSSGELGMDESALDSLIDTLGGPEEDVPPSPVYTGPEVTEDITSKYLEEMGKREGSLPPKYVELLKSKGDGKGGIPPKEEGQDEKPMTDDELAEYLSSDFTCSPASAEEKEASLAEKPDKEEVVQAQAASSVKASVPPKEKAAKPNEEINDNAMDALLDTLGGPEPEPEEDRGPVVEVSEAKAKEKKEVKAGEHEDTIPPEYRLKPDLDKDGKPILPKPEEKPKPLNESDLVDEFSKDFACPVQPAVESKPLKPSNSAKKPPAPVPAKTTKDEVIPRATACTVQSSAPSAVSPVSHVADEALEALSSSLGQREPDPDENKPAVDKVQEKTRQEEYKKLGEDEETIPPEYRLTESKDKDGKLLLPKPEEKPQPMSENDLLEGLTEGFSCSPSPSALLPAPTAIKKTKKGAKPADSSDVISAATVSSVHSAAPPASASGGKEMDDALDLLSDSLGQREPDPDENKPVVDKVKEKAKSEHRDKLGERDDTIPPEYQKLLESGKQGKPGERTAKDDAKHKEPKKPTDDSAAIDALSGDLSTCAKASATPKHSKCRTKAESKPSPRSRPRRVKENPETLKRLRDSPPAANLRSRKQAKH comes from the exons ATGAAGCCTTCTGAAACCAAG CCCACACCAACCATCAAAACTGAATCTGGAAAAAACATGGAGTCAACCAAG cCAGCAGACTCTCAAAATAAACAGCAGTCTGAAGAGAAGCAAAAGGAACCCAGTGGG GCAAAGAGCCAAACTTCACCTTCTGTGACAACAACTTCTAAGCCAAataacacaggaaaagcaactACAACTCAAGGTGACCAGCCTCCACAAGCACCTTCCGTAGAGACAGCAAAG CCTAAACCTGAGAAGACAGAGAATGTGTCCATAGCAGCCGGTGGGGCTGCGGCAGGCGCAGCCGGGGCAAGCGTCCTTGTTGTAGCTGATAAGTCAAGTGGCGAG CTTGGTATGGATGAGTCAGCACTAGATAGCCTAATAGATACCCTAGGTGGACCTGAAGAAGATGTGCCTCCCAGTCCTGTTTACACTGGCCCAGAAGTTACG GAAGATATAACCTCAAAATACTTGGAAGAAATGGGTAAACGAGAAGGTAGTCTTCCTCCAAAGTATGTTGAGTTGTTGAAG AGCAAAGGGGATGGCAAGGGTGGAATCCCACCAAAAGAAGAGGGACAAGATGAA AAACCCATGACAGATGATGAGCTGGCAGAGTACCTGTCATCTGACTTCACCTGTAGCCCTGCTTCTGCTGAAGAGAAGGAGGCAAGTCTGGCAGAG AAACCAGATAAGGAAGAAGTGGTGCAGGCCCAAGCAGCAAGTTCAGTCAAGGCCTCGGTTCCTCCTAAGGAGAAGGCAGCAAAACCAAATGAG gAGATTAATGATAATGCAATGGATGCTCTTCTTGACACTCTTGGTGGACCTGAACCTGAACCTGAAGAAGACCGTGGCCCTGTTGTAGAGGTGTCAGAG gcaaaagctaaagaaaaaaaagaagtaaaggcTGGAGAACATGAAGATACGATACCTCCAGAGTACAGGTTAAAACCAGACCTG GATAAGGATGGAAAACCAATATTGCCGAAGCCTGAAGAAAAGCCTAAG CCTTTGAATGAATCGGATCTTGTTGATGAATTTTCAAAAGACTTTGCCTGCCCTGTACAGCCTGCGGTGGAGTCCAAGCCACTGAAGCCCAGCAACTCAGCCAAA AAGCCTCCAGCTCCTGTGCCTGCAAAAACTACTAAGGATGAAGTCATCCCTCGTGCAACAGCTTGCACTGTGCAGTCTTCAGCTCCATCGGCAGTGTCTCCA GTCAGTCACGTGGCAGACGAAGCACTGGAAGCCCTGTCCAGTAGCCTAGGGCAGAGGGAGCCTGATCCAGATGAAAATAAACCTGCTGTGGACAAAGTTCAG GAGAAAACCAGACAGGAAGAATACAAGAAACTGGGTGAAGATGAAGAAACCATTCCTCCTGAGTACAGACTGACTGAATCCAAA gataaagatggaaaactgCTCTtaccaaaaccagaagaaaagccTCAG CCCATGAGTGAAAATGATCTTTTAGAGGGTTTGACGGAAGGATTTTCGTGTTCTCCATCACCTTCTGCACTATTACCTGCACCAACTGCAATTAAG AAAACCAAGAAGGGTGCAAAGCCTGCAGATTCCTCAGATGTTATCTCTGCTGCAACCGTTTCTTCAGTGCactcagcagctcctccagcctctgCCTCA GGAGGAAAAGAGATGGATGATGCCTTGGATCTCCTGTCTGATTCCCTAGGGCAGAGGGAGCCTGACCCTGATGAGAACAAACCAGTTGTGGATAAAGTAAAG GAAAAGGCTAAATCTGAACACAGAGACAAGCTTGGAGAAAGAGATGATACTATCCCTCCTGAGTATCAAAAACTTCTGGAGTCTGGCAAGCAG gGTAAACCAGGAGAGAGAACTGCAAAGGATGATGCCAAGCACAAAGAACCAAAG AAGCCCACAGATGACTCTGCGGCTATTGATGCCCTATCAGGTGACTTAAGTACTTGTGCAAAGGCTTCTGCCACACCAAAGCACTCAAAG TGTAGGACAAAAGCGGAAAGCAAACCATCACCACGAAGCCGACCCAGAAGGGTAAAGGAAAATCCGGAGACCCTAAAAAG GCTAAGGGACAGTCCTCCAGCAGCAAAcctgagaagcagaaaacaagctAAACATTGA
- the CAST gene encoding calpastatin isoform X3: MAFARWWYATHGDKKASRTSSESEGKKANAGEQKSANAHVSQAPKPQTSEVPSAAKEQPPSVDASKPPIMKPSETKPTPTIKTESGKNMESTKPADSQNKQQSEEKQKEPSGAKSQTSPSVTTTSKPNNTGKATTTQGDQPPQAPSVETAKPKPEKTENVSIAAGGAAAGAAGASVLVVADKSSGELGMDESALDSLIDTLGGPEEDVPPSPVYTGPEVTEDITSKYLEEMGKREGSLPPKYVELLKSKGDGKGGIPPKEEGQDEKPMTDDELAEYLSSDFTCSPASAEEKEASLAEKPDKEEVVQAQAASSVKASVPPKEKAAKPNEEINDNAMDALLDTLGGPEPEPEEDRGPVVEVSEAKAKEKKEVKAGEHEDTIPPEYRLKPDLDKDGKPILPKPEEKPKPLNESDLVDEFSKDFACPVQPAVESKPLKPSNSAKKPPAPVPAKTTKDEVIPRATACTVQSSAPSAVSPVSHVADEALEALSSSLGQREPDPDENKPAVDKVQEKTRQEEYKKLGEDEETIPPEYRLTESKDKDGKLLLPKPEEKPQPMSENDLLEGLTEGFSCSPSPSALLPAPTAIKKTKKGAKPADSSDVISAATVSSVHSAAPPASASGGKEMDDALDLLSDSLGQREPDPDENKPVVDKVKEKAKSEHRDKLGERDDTIPPEYQKLLESGKQGKPGERTAKDDAKHKEPKKPTDDSAAIDALSGDLSTCAKASATPKHSKDKSGKQTITTKPTQKGKGKSGDPKKAKGQSSSSKPEKQKTS; the protein is encoded by the exons gaACAGCCCCCCTCTGTGGATGCATCAAAACCACCAATTATGAAGCCTTCTGAAACCAAG CCCACACCAACCATCAAAACTGAATCTGGAAAAAACATGGAGTCAACCAAG cCAGCAGACTCTCAAAATAAACAGCAGTCTGAAGAGAAGCAAAAGGAACCCAGTGGG GCAAAGAGCCAAACTTCACCTTCTGTGACAACAACTTCTAAGCCAAataacacaggaaaagcaactACAACTCAAGGTGACCAGCCTCCACAAGCACCTTCCGTAGAGACAGCAAAG CCTAAACCTGAGAAGACAGAGAATGTGTCCATAGCAGCCGGTGGGGCTGCGGCAGGCGCAGCCGGGGCAAGCGTCCTTGTTGTAGCTGATAAGTCAAGTGGCGAG CTTGGTATGGATGAGTCAGCACTAGATAGCCTAATAGATACCCTAGGTGGACCTGAAGAAGATGTGCCTCCCAGTCCTGTTTACACTGGCCCAGAAGTTACG GAAGATATAACCTCAAAATACTTGGAAGAAATGGGTAAACGAGAAGGTAGTCTTCCTCCAAAGTATGTTGAGTTGTTGAAG AGCAAAGGGGATGGCAAGGGTGGAATCCCACCAAAAGAAGAGGGACAAGATGAA AAACCCATGACAGATGATGAGCTGGCAGAGTACCTGTCATCTGACTTCACCTGTAGCCCTGCTTCTGCTGAAGAGAAGGAGGCAAGTCTGGCAGAG AAACCAGATAAGGAAGAAGTGGTGCAGGCCCAAGCAGCAAGTTCAGTCAAGGCCTCGGTTCCTCCTAAGGAGAAGGCAGCAAAACCAAATGAG gAGATTAATGATAATGCAATGGATGCTCTTCTTGACACTCTTGGTGGACCTGAACCTGAACCTGAAGAAGACCGTGGCCCTGTTGTAGAGGTGTCAGAG gcaaaagctaaagaaaaaaaagaagtaaaggcTGGAGAACATGAAGATACGATACCTCCAGAGTACAGGTTAAAACCAGACCTG GATAAGGATGGAAAACCAATATTGCCGAAGCCTGAAGAAAAGCCTAAG CCTTTGAATGAATCGGATCTTGTTGATGAATTTTCAAAAGACTTTGCCTGCCCTGTACAGCCTGCGGTGGAGTCCAAGCCACTGAAGCCCAGCAACTCAGCCAAA AAGCCTCCAGCTCCTGTGCCTGCAAAAACTACTAAGGATGAAGTCATCCCTCGTGCAACAGCTTGCACTGTGCAGTCTTCAGCTCCATCGGCAGTGTCTCCA GTCAGTCACGTGGCAGACGAAGCACTGGAAGCCCTGTCCAGTAGCCTAGGGCAGAGGGAGCCTGATCCAGATGAAAATAAACCTGCTGTGGACAAAGTTCAG GAGAAAACCAGACAGGAAGAATACAAGAAACTGGGTGAAGATGAAGAAACCATTCCTCCTGAGTACAGACTGACTGAATCCAAA gataaagatggaaaactgCTCTtaccaaaaccagaagaaaagccTCAG CCCATGAGTGAAAATGATCTTTTAGAGGGTTTGACGGAAGGATTTTCGTGTTCTCCATCACCTTCTGCACTATTACCTGCACCAACTGCAATTAAG AAAACCAAGAAGGGTGCAAAGCCTGCAGATTCCTCAGATGTTATCTCTGCTGCAACCGTTTCTTCAGTGCactcagcagctcctccagcctctgCCTCA GGAGGAAAAGAGATGGATGATGCCTTGGATCTCCTGTCTGATTCCCTAGGGCAGAGGGAGCCTGACCCTGATGAGAACAAACCAGTTGTGGATAAAGTAAAG GAAAAGGCTAAATCTGAACACAGAGACAAGCTTGGAGAAAGAGATGATACTATCCCTCCTGAGTATCAAAAACTTCTGGAGTCTGGCAAGCAG gGTAAACCAGGAGAGAGAACTGCAAAGGATGATGCCAAGCACAAAGAACCAAAG AAGCCCACAGATGACTCTGCGGCTATTGATGCCCTATCAGGTGACTTAAGTACTTGTGCAAAGGCTTCTGCCACACCAAAGCACTCAAAG GACAAAAGCGGAAAGCAAACCATCACCACGAAGCCGACCCAGAAGGGTAAAGGAAAATCCGGAGACCCTAAAAAG GCTAAGGGACAGTCCTCCAGCAGCAAAcctgagaagcagaaaacaagctAA